The Huiozyma naganishii CBS 8797 chromosome 1, complete genome genome window below encodes:
- the KNAG0A06610 gene encoding 60S ribosomal protein eL14 (similar to Saccharomyces cerevisiae RPL14B (YHL001W) and RPL14A (YKL006W); ancestral locus Anc_2.505), whose product MSTDSIVKASNWRLVEVGRVVLIQSTGKLAAIVEIIDQRKVLVDGPESGVPRQSVNLSQIVLTPLTFSLTRGARTSTVSKKWTAAGVSDKWAASSWAKKIAQRQRRATLTDFERFQVMVLRKQKRYAVKKTLAKA is encoded by the exons ATGTCCACCGATTCTATTGTCAAAGCCTCTAACTGGAGATTGGTCGAAGTTGGCCGTGTCGTTTTGATCCAATCTACTGGTAAGTTGGCTGCCATTGTTGAAATTATCGACCAAAGAAAG GTTCTAGTTGATGGTCCAGAATCCGGCGTTCCACGTCAATCTGTCAACTTGAGTCAGATCGTTCTAACTCCATTGACTTTCTCTTTGACCAGAGGTGCCAGAACTTCCACCGTTTCTAAGAAATGGACCGCTGCTGGTGTCAGTGACAAATGGGCTGCCTCTTCTTGGGCCAAGAAGATTGCTCAACGTCAAAGAAGAGCTACATTGAccgactttgaaagattcCAAGTTATGGTTTTGAGAAAGCAAAAGAGATACGCTGTCAAGAAGACTTTGGCCAAGGCTTAA
- the KNAG0A06620 gene encoding uncharacterized protein — MTRTNNMLISLQEVVLTIIICLLLPLSFIMRAPWVNALLLNLFMIPRERVYVILAVPWGFLVKGVLDFSKLYEIGDVTVVAVQPKTINKENVTSSQKSKETENNLEEPETADKESLVEDEHMNIKIAFKRAIDKPNDTEPNEAIKQMTRDENTTKTVPLSSKIDDILPYSGADLEQRLAKLKESRVVDELVNEYLGVYEDELVEYNFDNIRENKSKEVLFEDLKEIFDEDAIKIVDTICKREEFH, encoded by the coding sequence ATGACAAGAACTAACAATATGTTGATATCATTACAAGAGGTCGTACTTACTATCATCATTTGTTTGCTATTAcctctttctttcattATGAGGGCTCCATGGGTCAATGCATTGTTGTTAAACTTGTTTATGATCCCTAGAGAAAGAGTTTATGTCATCCTTGCGGTTCCATGGGGTTTTTTGGTAAAGGGAGTATTGgacttttcaaaattataTGAGATCGGTGATGTGACAGTAGTCGCAGTACAACCAAAAACAATTAACAAGGAAAATGTAACCAGCTCCCAAAAATCCAAAGAAACTGAGAACAATCTAGAAGAGCCAGAGACAGCCGACAAAGAGAGCTTAGTGGAGGATGAGCACATGAACATTAAGATTGCGTTCAAACGTGCGATTGACAAGCCTAATGATACTGAACCAAACGAAGCTATTAAACAAATGACCCGTGACGAGAACACAACAAAGACAGTTCCGTTGTCGTCGAAGATTGACGACATACTACCGTACAGTGGAGCTGACCTAGAACAAAGATTAGCTAAACTGAAGGAGTCTCGAGTTGTTGACGAGTTGGTGAACGAATACCTGGGTGTGTACGAAGATGAACTGGTTGAGTACAATTTTGATAATATTCGGGAGAACAAGAGTAAAGAGGTTTTGTTTGAGGACCTGAAAGAAATCTTTGATGAAGACGCAatcaaaattgttgataCCATTTGCAAGAGAGAAGAATTCCACTAG
- the KNAG0A06625 gene encoding uncharacterized protein — protein sequence MSGSISAELKSKQNECMQSLIEYIDLLALGLKPQNHGARLEDMGCKSSFVSPNNQLTTESSNQHKTLNFLIDEAISELGTGPTENGNLDLSSDWTNRSRFTREIKHCSEYIKNSSEESIFDSNFHKETGFSGLSAVSNQTHTNSRLGVSKLMTIPRRFSEYRDDVVFDSCVDYKDYLPLLNHTASFNKETVGKNTPRQHKGELDLCPKANSCKANTHAKQTRHLTAVPHSYSDWGSLVLNNNSKLENFRKPQAIQSVSTRDCSLGTTEIQSSNKINHGSFSELGSLTCSSKKRFLASTQDTSSTIHTKVFSKKIPDTRVTQYSDCELFNADLLEPNGSTTNGATSAAKRDHPMPKIFERKAFVGTPSVKQAGVVREAPGDLDRYRRTFATHSRVNK from the coding sequence ATGTCTGGAAGTATTTCGGCCGAACTTAAATCCAAACAAAATGAATGCATGCAGTCCCTAATTGAGTACATTGACTTGCTTGCTTTGGGCTTAAAACCACAAAATCATGGTGCAAGATTGGAAGATATGGGATGTAAAAGTTCTTTTGTGTCACCTAACAACCAATTAACCACTGAGTCCAGCAATCAACATAAAACCCTAAATTTTTTGATTGATGAAGCAATTAGTGAACTAGGTACAGGACCTACTGAAAATGGAAACTTGGACTTATCTTCAGATTGGACGAACCGTTCAAGATTTACGAGGGAGATCAAACACTGCAGTGAATATATCAAAAACAGTTCTGAGGAAAGTATCTTTGATTCAAACTTTCACAAGGAAACCGGTTTTTCCGGATTAAGCGCAGTTTCCAACCAGACCCACACAAATTCAAGACTAGGAGTCTCAAAACTGATGACCATACCGAGGCGCTTTTCTGAGTATAGAGACGACGTAGTATTTGACAGCTGCGTTGACTATAAAGATTACTTACCACTTTTAAACCATACCGCCTCATTCAATAAGGAAACTGTTGGCAAGAACACTCCCAGACAGCATAAAGGAGAATTAGATTTGTGTCCTAAAGCGAATAGTTGCAAGGCCAACACACATGCAAAACAGACCCGCCATTTAACCGCCGTGCCCCACAGTTATAGTGACTGGGGATCCTTGGTTCTGAACAACAATTCGAAACTAGAAAATTTTCGGAAGCCTCAAGCTATCCAATCAGTCTCAACAAGAGATTGTTCTCTTGGAACAACTGAAATCCAGTCTTCTAACAAAATTAACCATGGAAGCTTCTCCGAGTTGGGCTCTTTAACATGCTCAAGCAAAAAAAGGTTTTTGGCAAGCACTCAAGATacatcatcaacaataCACACTAAAGTGTTTTCTAAGAAAATTCCAGACACCAGGGTGACACAATATTCAGATTGTGAATTGTTTAATGCGGATTTACTAGAACCAAACGGTAGCACTACCAACGGAGCTACATCCGCGGCTAAAAGAGATCATCCTATGCCTAAAATATTCGAGCGCAAAGCATTCGTCGGAACTCCATCTGTAAAACAAGCTGGGGTAGTCCGAGAAGCCCCAGGAGACCTGGATAGGTACCGCAGGACCTTTGCCACACATAGCAGAGTAAACAAATGA